The Dioscorea cayenensis subsp. rotundata cultivar TDr96_F1 chromosome 19, TDr96_F1_v2_PseudoChromosome.rev07_lg8_w22 25.fasta, whole genome shotgun sequence genome includes a window with the following:
- the LOC120249534 gene encoding protein STRUBBELIG-RECEPTOR FAMILY 3 isoform X2, which translates to MNKRNLWVITCAAVGLMLMLSMRFSLAYTNDQDVYAINNLYSALGSPPLPGWVPNGGDPCTESWQGVQCIGSNITAIILNGANLGGDLGDKLQNFTSIVTIDLSNNNIGGSIPENLPSTMSKFFLAANQFTGSIPKSLAELALLSDMSVNENHLTGELPDAFQSLTGLINLDLSSNNLSGQLPPSMGSLSSITTLHIQNNQLSGTLDVLQDLPLKDLNIENNLFSGPIPEKLLNIPNFKNGGNPFNTSIAPSPTLSSPPLSPPGASAPETMPKNSSDGPADQNGSPPRKNKKVSALKVIGFVVLGVCVVIVAVLMVMYCMSKYQDRKSKHEAIPKRREERIHERPKDPKIYQERNLIGEERIHERPKDPKIYQERNMMVGKNPKGQKEKVQERSKHPINHGNLIEPNRKMEKAPPEAAETLNRDHEIDIAGTEMLELPPLPEKVIVNPRVPAESITKPPSLDLLPPTSVTSFSVASLQQYTGSFREENVISDGRFGKTYLAELPDRKLLAVLKLDNANSNMPVDDFLELVLAISELRHPNITELVGYCAEFGQRLLVYNYFSKRTLHDVLHGGDDLKRKLSWDARIKIALQSAKVLEYLHEACQPPVIHQNFEPANVLLDDKLAVRVSECGMASLVSSNSVTQLSGRIRSLFSYEAPELNESGSFTDRSDVYSFGVVMLELLTGRLPYDSSLPRPEQHLVRWASSQLHDINALSRMVDPSIDKKYPIKSLSRFADIISRCIQRGPEFRPLMSQVVQDLKLVVEESRNRSIGEDPMGQASTFKDEDGQ; encoded by the exons ATGAATAAGAGGAATTTGTGGGTCATAACATGTGCTGCTGTGGGCTTGATGTTGATGTTGTCCATGCGGTTTTCACTAGCATATACCAATGACCAAGATG TGTATGCTATCAATAACTTATATTCTGCGCTTGGCTCACCTCCTCTACCTGGATGGGTACCAAATGGAGGAGATCCCTGCACAGAGAGCTGGCAAGGTGTCCAGTGCATTGGTTCAAATATAACAGCAAT AATTCTTAACGGAGCAAATTTGGGAGGAGACTTGGGTGATAAGTTGCAAAACTTTACTTCAATTGTAACAAT AGATCTGAGCAATAACAATATTGGTGGAAGCATACCAGAGAATTTGCCTTCTACAATGAGCAAATT TTTTCTTGCAGCCAACCAGTTCACTGGAAGCATCCCAAAGTCTCTGGCAGAGTTGGCACTTCTTTCAGACAT GTCAGTCAATGAAAATCATTTAACAGGGGAATTGCCTGATGCTTTCCAGTCTCTCACTGGTCTGATAAATTT GGATCTTTCATCGAACAATTTGAGCGGCCAATTGCCACCTTCCATGGGAAGCCTGTCATCTATTACCACCCT GCATATTCAGAATAATCAGCTCTCAGGAACCCTTGATGTCTTGCAGGATCTTCCTCTCAAAGATTT GAACATAGAAAATAATCTTTTTTCTGGACCTATCCCTGAAAAGTTGTTGAATATACCGAACTTCAA AAATGGCGGTAACCCCTTTAATACCTCTATTGCTCCATCACCAACACTGTCTTCACCACCATTGTCTCCTCCTGGGGCTTCTGCTCCTGAAACGATGCCTAAGAATTCTTCTGATGGACCAGCAGACCAGAATGGTAGCCCTCcaaggaaaaataagaaagtttcAGCTTTGAAGGTTATTGGATTTGTAGTTCTGGGTGTATGTGTTGTAATAGTTGCAGTGCTAATGGTTATGTACTGTATGTCAAAGTACCAAGACCGAAAGTCCAAGCATGAAGCAATACCCAAGAGGAGGGAAGAAAGGATACATGAAAGGCCCAAGGATCCAAAAATTTACCAAGAAAGAAATTTGATTGGGGAAGAAAGGATACATGAAAGGCCCAAGGATCCAAAAATTTACCAAGAAAGGAATATGATGGTTGGAAAAAACCCAAAGGGACAGAAGGAGAAGGTGCAGGAGAGGTCCAAGCATCCCATAAATCATGGAAACTTGATTGAACCAAACAGGAAAATGGAGAAAG CTCCACCAGAGGCTGCTGAGACCCTTAACAGAGACCATGAAATTGATATAGCAGGGACAGAAATGCTTGAACTGCCACCTTTGCCTGAAAAGGTTATTGTGAATCCTAGAGTACCTGCTGAAAGCATTACAAAACCTCCTTCCCTAGATCTACTCCCACCAACTTCTGTGACATCCTTTTCTGTTGCATCTCTTCAACAATATACCGGAAGTTTTAGAGAAGAAAATGTCATCTCAGATGGGAGATTTGGCAAGACATATTTGGCAGAGCTTCCTGACAGGAAG TTATTGGCAGTGCTGAAGCTTGATAATGCAAACTCGAACATGCCTGTCGATGATTTTCTTGAGTTGGTGTTGGCAATCTCAGAACTTCGTCATCCTAACATCACCGAGCTTGTGGGTTATTGTGCTGAGTTTGGACAGCGGTTGCTTGTTTATAACTACTTTAGTAAGCGCACCTTACATGATGTACTCCATGGTGGAGATGATCTAAAGAGGAAATTGTCATGGGATGCTCGTATCAAGATAGCTCTTCAATCTGCTAAAGTTTTAGA GTATCTCCATGAAGCCTGTCAACCACCAGTTATTCATCAAAATTTTGAGCCAGCAAATGTTCTTCTTGATGATAAATTAGCTGTCCGTGTCTCTGAATGTGGCATGGCTTCTCTTGTGTCATCTAATTCCGTAACTCAG TTGTCAGGTCGTATACGCTCATTGTTCAGTTATGAGGCACCAGAATTAAATGAGTCTGGGTCATTTACTGACCGCAGCGATGTTTACAGCTTTGGAGTTGTCATGTTGGAACTCCTCACAGGACGTTTACCTTATGACAG TTCTCTACCTCGACCAGAGCAGCATCTTGTGAGATGGGCTAGTTCTCAGCTGCATGACATCAACGCATTGTCGCGCATGGTTGATCCTTCAATTGATAAAAAATACCCCATCAAGTCATTATCACGGTTTGCAGACATCATTAGTCGATGTATTCAG AGAGGACCAGAATTCAGGCCACTGATGTCTCAAGTGGTGCAAGACCTCAAGCTTGTAGTTGAAGAATCTAGGAATAGATCTATTGGTGAAGATCCTATGGGACAAGCAAGTACATTCAAAGATGAAGATGGCCAATGA
- the LOC120249534 gene encoding protein STRUBBELIG-RECEPTOR FAMILY 3 isoform X1, with the protein MNKRNLWVITCAAVGLMLMLSMRFSLAYTNDQDVYAINNLYSALGSPPLPGWVPNGGDPCTESWQGVQCIGSNITAMYVHRILNGANLGGDLGDKLQNFTSIVTIDLSNNNIGGSIPENLPSTMSKFFLAANQFTGSIPKSLAELALLSDMSVNENHLTGELPDAFQSLTGLINLDLSSNNLSGQLPPSMGSLSSITTLHIQNNQLSGTLDVLQDLPLKDLNIENNLFSGPIPEKLLNIPNFKNGGNPFNTSIAPSPTLSSPPLSPPGASAPETMPKNSSDGPADQNGSPPRKNKKVSALKVIGFVVLGVCVVIVAVLMVMYCMSKYQDRKSKHEAIPKRREERIHERPKDPKIYQERNLIGEERIHERPKDPKIYQERNMMVGKNPKGQKEKVQERSKHPINHGNLIEPNRKMEKAPPEAAETLNRDHEIDIAGTEMLELPPLPEKVIVNPRVPAESITKPPSLDLLPPTSVTSFSVASLQQYTGSFREENVISDGRFGKTYLAELPDRKLLAVLKLDNANSNMPVDDFLELVLAISELRHPNITELVGYCAEFGQRLLVYNYFSKRTLHDVLHGGDDLKRKLSWDARIKIALQSAKVLEYLHEACQPPVIHQNFEPANVLLDDKLAVRVSECGMASLVSSNSVTQLSGRIRSLFSYEAPELNESGSFTDRSDVYSFGVVMLELLTGRLPYDSSLPRPEQHLVRWASSQLHDINALSRMVDPSIDKKYPIKSLSRFADIISRCIQRGPEFRPLMSQVVQDLKLVVEESRNRSIGEDPMGQASTFKDEDGQ; encoded by the exons ATGAATAAGAGGAATTTGTGGGTCATAACATGTGCTGCTGTGGGCTTGATGTTGATGTTGTCCATGCGGTTTTCACTAGCATATACCAATGACCAAGATG TGTATGCTATCAATAACTTATATTCTGCGCTTGGCTCACCTCCTCTACCTGGATGGGTACCAAATGGAGGAGATCCCTGCACAGAGAGCTGGCAAGGTGTCCAGTGCATTGGTTCAAATATAACAGCAATGTACG TTCATAGAATTCTTAACGGAGCAAATTTGGGAGGAGACTTGGGTGATAAGTTGCAAAACTTTACTTCAATTGTAACAAT AGATCTGAGCAATAACAATATTGGTGGAAGCATACCAGAGAATTTGCCTTCTACAATGAGCAAATT TTTTCTTGCAGCCAACCAGTTCACTGGAAGCATCCCAAAGTCTCTGGCAGAGTTGGCACTTCTTTCAGACAT GTCAGTCAATGAAAATCATTTAACAGGGGAATTGCCTGATGCTTTCCAGTCTCTCACTGGTCTGATAAATTT GGATCTTTCATCGAACAATTTGAGCGGCCAATTGCCACCTTCCATGGGAAGCCTGTCATCTATTACCACCCT GCATATTCAGAATAATCAGCTCTCAGGAACCCTTGATGTCTTGCAGGATCTTCCTCTCAAAGATTT GAACATAGAAAATAATCTTTTTTCTGGACCTATCCCTGAAAAGTTGTTGAATATACCGAACTTCAA AAATGGCGGTAACCCCTTTAATACCTCTATTGCTCCATCACCAACACTGTCTTCACCACCATTGTCTCCTCCTGGGGCTTCTGCTCCTGAAACGATGCCTAAGAATTCTTCTGATGGACCAGCAGACCAGAATGGTAGCCCTCcaaggaaaaataagaaagtttcAGCTTTGAAGGTTATTGGATTTGTAGTTCTGGGTGTATGTGTTGTAATAGTTGCAGTGCTAATGGTTATGTACTGTATGTCAAAGTACCAAGACCGAAAGTCCAAGCATGAAGCAATACCCAAGAGGAGGGAAGAAAGGATACATGAAAGGCCCAAGGATCCAAAAATTTACCAAGAAAGAAATTTGATTGGGGAAGAAAGGATACATGAAAGGCCCAAGGATCCAAAAATTTACCAAGAAAGGAATATGATGGTTGGAAAAAACCCAAAGGGACAGAAGGAGAAGGTGCAGGAGAGGTCCAAGCATCCCATAAATCATGGAAACTTGATTGAACCAAACAGGAAAATGGAGAAAG CTCCACCAGAGGCTGCTGAGACCCTTAACAGAGACCATGAAATTGATATAGCAGGGACAGAAATGCTTGAACTGCCACCTTTGCCTGAAAAGGTTATTGTGAATCCTAGAGTACCTGCTGAAAGCATTACAAAACCTCCTTCCCTAGATCTACTCCCACCAACTTCTGTGACATCCTTTTCTGTTGCATCTCTTCAACAATATACCGGAAGTTTTAGAGAAGAAAATGTCATCTCAGATGGGAGATTTGGCAAGACATATTTGGCAGAGCTTCCTGACAGGAAG TTATTGGCAGTGCTGAAGCTTGATAATGCAAACTCGAACATGCCTGTCGATGATTTTCTTGAGTTGGTGTTGGCAATCTCAGAACTTCGTCATCCTAACATCACCGAGCTTGTGGGTTATTGTGCTGAGTTTGGACAGCGGTTGCTTGTTTATAACTACTTTAGTAAGCGCACCTTACATGATGTACTCCATGGTGGAGATGATCTAAAGAGGAAATTGTCATGGGATGCTCGTATCAAGATAGCTCTTCAATCTGCTAAAGTTTTAGA GTATCTCCATGAAGCCTGTCAACCACCAGTTATTCATCAAAATTTTGAGCCAGCAAATGTTCTTCTTGATGATAAATTAGCTGTCCGTGTCTCTGAATGTGGCATGGCTTCTCTTGTGTCATCTAATTCCGTAACTCAG TTGTCAGGTCGTATACGCTCATTGTTCAGTTATGAGGCACCAGAATTAAATGAGTCTGGGTCATTTACTGACCGCAGCGATGTTTACAGCTTTGGAGTTGTCATGTTGGAACTCCTCACAGGACGTTTACCTTATGACAG TTCTCTACCTCGACCAGAGCAGCATCTTGTGAGATGGGCTAGTTCTCAGCTGCATGACATCAACGCATTGTCGCGCATGGTTGATCCTTCAATTGATAAAAAATACCCCATCAAGTCATTATCACGGTTTGCAGACATCATTAGTCGATGTATTCAG AGAGGACCAGAATTCAGGCCACTGATGTCTCAAGTGGTGCAAGACCTCAAGCTTGTAGTTGAAGAATCTAGGAATAGATCTATTGGTGAAGATCCTATGGGACAAGCAAGTACATTCAAAGATGAAGATGGCCAATGA
- the LOC120249534 gene encoding protein STRUBBELIG-RECEPTOR FAMILY 3 isoform X4, with amino-acid sequence MGTKWRRSLHRELARCPVHWFKYNSNVRILNGANLGGDLGDKLQNFTSIVTIDLSNNNIGGSIPENLPSTMSKFFLAANQFTGSIPKSLAELALLSDMSVNENHLTGELPDAFQSLTGLINLDLSSNNLSGQLPPSMGSLSSITTLHIQNNQLSGTLDVLQDLPLKDLNIENNLFSGPIPEKLLNIPNFKNGGNPFNTSIAPSPTLSSPPLSPPGASAPETMPKNSSDGPADQNGSPPRKNKKVSALKVIGFVVLGVCVVIVAVLMVMYCMSKYQDRKSKHEAIPKRREERIHERPKDPKIYQERNLIGEERIHERPKDPKIYQERNMMVGKNPKGQKEKVQERSKHPINHGNLIEPNRKMEKAPPEAAETLNRDHEIDIAGTEMLELPPLPEKVIVNPRVPAESITKPPSLDLLPPTSVTSFSVASLQQYTGSFREENVISDGRFGKTYLAELPDRKLLAVLKLDNANSNMPVDDFLELVLAISELRHPNITELVGYCAEFGQRLLVYNYFSKRTLHDVLHGGDDLKRKLSWDARIKIALQSAKVLEYLHEACQPPVIHQNFEPANVLLDDKLAVRVSECGMASLVSSNSVTQLSGRIRSLFSYEAPELNESGSFTDRSDVYSFGVVMLELLTGRLPYDSSLPRPEQHLVRWASSQLHDINALSRMVDPSIDKKYPIKSLSRFADIISRCIQRGPEFRPLMSQVVQDLKLVVEESRNRSIGEDPMGQASTFKDEDGQ; translated from the exons ATGGGTACCAAATGGAGGAGATCCCTGCACAGAGAGCTGGCAAGGTGTCCAGTGCATTGGTTCAAATATAACAGCAATGTACG AATTCTTAACGGAGCAAATTTGGGAGGAGACTTGGGTGATAAGTTGCAAAACTTTACTTCAATTGTAACAAT AGATCTGAGCAATAACAATATTGGTGGAAGCATACCAGAGAATTTGCCTTCTACAATGAGCAAATT TTTTCTTGCAGCCAACCAGTTCACTGGAAGCATCCCAAAGTCTCTGGCAGAGTTGGCACTTCTTTCAGACAT GTCAGTCAATGAAAATCATTTAACAGGGGAATTGCCTGATGCTTTCCAGTCTCTCACTGGTCTGATAAATTT GGATCTTTCATCGAACAATTTGAGCGGCCAATTGCCACCTTCCATGGGAAGCCTGTCATCTATTACCACCCT GCATATTCAGAATAATCAGCTCTCAGGAACCCTTGATGTCTTGCAGGATCTTCCTCTCAAAGATTT GAACATAGAAAATAATCTTTTTTCTGGACCTATCCCTGAAAAGTTGTTGAATATACCGAACTTCAA AAATGGCGGTAACCCCTTTAATACCTCTATTGCTCCATCACCAACACTGTCTTCACCACCATTGTCTCCTCCTGGGGCTTCTGCTCCTGAAACGATGCCTAAGAATTCTTCTGATGGACCAGCAGACCAGAATGGTAGCCCTCcaaggaaaaataagaaagtttcAGCTTTGAAGGTTATTGGATTTGTAGTTCTGGGTGTATGTGTTGTAATAGTTGCAGTGCTAATGGTTATGTACTGTATGTCAAAGTACCAAGACCGAAAGTCCAAGCATGAAGCAATACCCAAGAGGAGGGAAGAAAGGATACATGAAAGGCCCAAGGATCCAAAAATTTACCAAGAAAGAAATTTGATTGGGGAAGAAAGGATACATGAAAGGCCCAAGGATCCAAAAATTTACCAAGAAAGGAATATGATGGTTGGAAAAAACCCAAAGGGACAGAAGGAGAAGGTGCAGGAGAGGTCCAAGCATCCCATAAATCATGGAAACTTGATTGAACCAAACAGGAAAATGGAGAAAG CTCCACCAGAGGCTGCTGAGACCCTTAACAGAGACCATGAAATTGATATAGCAGGGACAGAAATGCTTGAACTGCCACCTTTGCCTGAAAAGGTTATTGTGAATCCTAGAGTACCTGCTGAAAGCATTACAAAACCTCCTTCCCTAGATCTACTCCCACCAACTTCTGTGACATCCTTTTCTGTTGCATCTCTTCAACAATATACCGGAAGTTTTAGAGAAGAAAATGTCATCTCAGATGGGAGATTTGGCAAGACATATTTGGCAGAGCTTCCTGACAGGAAG TTATTGGCAGTGCTGAAGCTTGATAATGCAAACTCGAACATGCCTGTCGATGATTTTCTTGAGTTGGTGTTGGCAATCTCAGAACTTCGTCATCCTAACATCACCGAGCTTGTGGGTTATTGTGCTGAGTTTGGACAGCGGTTGCTTGTTTATAACTACTTTAGTAAGCGCACCTTACATGATGTACTCCATGGTGGAGATGATCTAAAGAGGAAATTGTCATGGGATGCTCGTATCAAGATAGCTCTTCAATCTGCTAAAGTTTTAGA GTATCTCCATGAAGCCTGTCAACCACCAGTTATTCATCAAAATTTTGAGCCAGCAAATGTTCTTCTTGATGATAAATTAGCTGTCCGTGTCTCTGAATGTGGCATGGCTTCTCTTGTGTCATCTAATTCCGTAACTCAG TTGTCAGGTCGTATACGCTCATTGTTCAGTTATGAGGCACCAGAATTAAATGAGTCTGGGTCATTTACTGACCGCAGCGATGTTTACAGCTTTGGAGTTGTCATGTTGGAACTCCTCACAGGACGTTTACCTTATGACAG TTCTCTACCTCGACCAGAGCAGCATCTTGTGAGATGGGCTAGTTCTCAGCTGCATGACATCAACGCATTGTCGCGCATGGTTGATCCTTCAATTGATAAAAAATACCCCATCAAGTCATTATCACGGTTTGCAGACATCATTAGTCGATGTATTCAG AGAGGACCAGAATTCAGGCCACTGATGTCTCAAGTGGTGCAAGACCTCAAGCTTGTAGTTGAAGAATCTAGGAATAGATCTATTGGTGAAGATCCTATGGGACAAGCAAGTACATTCAAAGATGAAGATGGCCAATGA
- the LOC120249534 gene encoding protein STRUBBELIG-RECEPTOR FAMILY 3 isoform X3 has product MNKRNLWVITCAAVGLMLMLSMRFSLAYTNDQDVYAINNLYSALGSPPLPGWVPNGGDPCTESWQGVQCIGSNITAMYVHRILNGANLGGDLGDKLQNFTSIVTIDLSNNNIGGSIPENLPSTMSKFFLAANQFTGSIPKSLAELALLSDMSVNENHLTGELPDAFQSLTGLINLDLSSNNLSGQLPPSMGSLSSITTLHIQNNQLSGTLDVLQDLPLKDLNIENNLFSGPIPEKLLNIPNFKNGGNPFNTSIAPSPTLSSPPLSPPGASAPETMPKNSSDGPADQNGSPPRKNKKVSALKVIGFVVLGVCVVIVAVLMVMYCMSKYQDRKSKHEAIPKRREERIHERPKDPKIYQERNMMVGKNPKGQKEKVQERSKHPINHGNLIEPNRKMEKAPPEAAETLNRDHEIDIAGTEMLELPPLPEKVIVNPRVPAESITKPPSLDLLPPTSVTSFSVASLQQYTGSFREENVISDGRFGKTYLAELPDRKLLAVLKLDNANSNMPVDDFLELVLAISELRHPNITELVGYCAEFGQRLLVYNYFSKRTLHDVLHGGDDLKRKLSWDARIKIALQSAKVLEYLHEACQPPVIHQNFEPANVLLDDKLAVRVSECGMASLVSSNSVTQLSGRIRSLFSYEAPELNESGSFTDRSDVYSFGVVMLELLTGRLPYDSSLPRPEQHLVRWASSQLHDINALSRMVDPSIDKKYPIKSLSRFADIISRCIQRGPEFRPLMSQVVQDLKLVVEESRNRSIGEDPMGQASTFKDEDGQ; this is encoded by the exons ATGAATAAGAGGAATTTGTGGGTCATAACATGTGCTGCTGTGGGCTTGATGTTGATGTTGTCCATGCGGTTTTCACTAGCATATACCAATGACCAAGATG TGTATGCTATCAATAACTTATATTCTGCGCTTGGCTCACCTCCTCTACCTGGATGGGTACCAAATGGAGGAGATCCCTGCACAGAGAGCTGGCAAGGTGTCCAGTGCATTGGTTCAAATATAACAGCAATGTACG TTCATAGAATTCTTAACGGAGCAAATTTGGGAGGAGACTTGGGTGATAAGTTGCAAAACTTTACTTCAATTGTAACAAT AGATCTGAGCAATAACAATATTGGTGGAAGCATACCAGAGAATTTGCCTTCTACAATGAGCAAATT TTTTCTTGCAGCCAACCAGTTCACTGGAAGCATCCCAAAGTCTCTGGCAGAGTTGGCACTTCTTTCAGACAT GTCAGTCAATGAAAATCATTTAACAGGGGAATTGCCTGATGCTTTCCAGTCTCTCACTGGTCTGATAAATTT GGATCTTTCATCGAACAATTTGAGCGGCCAATTGCCACCTTCCATGGGAAGCCTGTCATCTATTACCACCCT GCATATTCAGAATAATCAGCTCTCAGGAACCCTTGATGTCTTGCAGGATCTTCCTCTCAAAGATTT GAACATAGAAAATAATCTTTTTTCTGGACCTATCCCTGAAAAGTTGTTGAATATACCGAACTTCAA AAATGGCGGTAACCCCTTTAATACCTCTATTGCTCCATCACCAACACTGTCTTCACCACCATTGTCTCCTCCTGGGGCTTCTGCTCCTGAAACGATGCCTAAGAATTCTTCTGATGGACCAGCAGACCAGAATGGTAGCCCTCcaaggaaaaataagaaagtttcAGCTTTGAAGGTTATTGGATTTGTAGTTCTGGGTGTATGTGTTGTAATAGTTGCAGTGCTAATGGTTATGTACTGTATGTCAAAGTACCAAGACCGAAAGTCCAAGCATGAAGCAATACCCAAGAGGAGGGAAGAAAG GATACATGAAAGGCCCAAGGATCCAAAAATTTACCAAGAAAGGAATATGATGGTTGGAAAAAACCCAAAGGGACAGAAGGAGAAGGTGCAGGAGAGGTCCAAGCATCCCATAAATCATGGAAACTTGATTGAACCAAACAGGAAAATGGAGAAAG CTCCACCAGAGGCTGCTGAGACCCTTAACAGAGACCATGAAATTGATATAGCAGGGACAGAAATGCTTGAACTGCCACCTTTGCCTGAAAAGGTTATTGTGAATCCTAGAGTACCTGCTGAAAGCATTACAAAACCTCCTTCCCTAGATCTACTCCCACCAACTTCTGTGACATCCTTTTCTGTTGCATCTCTTCAACAATATACCGGAAGTTTTAGAGAAGAAAATGTCATCTCAGATGGGAGATTTGGCAAGACATATTTGGCAGAGCTTCCTGACAGGAAG TTATTGGCAGTGCTGAAGCTTGATAATGCAAACTCGAACATGCCTGTCGATGATTTTCTTGAGTTGGTGTTGGCAATCTCAGAACTTCGTCATCCTAACATCACCGAGCTTGTGGGTTATTGTGCTGAGTTTGGACAGCGGTTGCTTGTTTATAACTACTTTAGTAAGCGCACCTTACATGATGTACTCCATGGTGGAGATGATCTAAAGAGGAAATTGTCATGGGATGCTCGTATCAAGATAGCTCTTCAATCTGCTAAAGTTTTAGA GTATCTCCATGAAGCCTGTCAACCACCAGTTATTCATCAAAATTTTGAGCCAGCAAATGTTCTTCTTGATGATAAATTAGCTGTCCGTGTCTCTGAATGTGGCATGGCTTCTCTTGTGTCATCTAATTCCGTAACTCAG TTGTCAGGTCGTATACGCTCATTGTTCAGTTATGAGGCACCAGAATTAAATGAGTCTGGGTCATTTACTGACCGCAGCGATGTTTACAGCTTTGGAGTTGTCATGTTGGAACTCCTCACAGGACGTTTACCTTATGACAG TTCTCTACCTCGACCAGAGCAGCATCTTGTGAGATGGGCTAGTTCTCAGCTGCATGACATCAACGCATTGTCGCGCATGGTTGATCCTTCAATTGATAAAAAATACCCCATCAAGTCATTATCACGGTTTGCAGACATCATTAGTCGATGTATTCAG AGAGGACCAGAATTCAGGCCACTGATGTCTCAAGTGGTGCAAGACCTCAAGCTTGTAGTTGAAGAATCTAGGAATAGATCTATTGGTGAAGATCCTATGGGACAAGCAAGTACATTCAAAGATGAAGATGGCCAATGA